The following are encoded together in the Apis mellifera strain DH4 linkage group LG4, Amel_HAv3.1, whole genome shotgun sequence genome:
- the LOC725374 gene encoding dual specificity mitogen-activated protein kinase kinase 6 — protein sequence MAVRRGKRNLKLQVSEETPAPVTPPRNLDKRTTITIGDKTFVVEADDLETICILGRGAYGIVDKVRHKQSGTIMAVKRITATVNTQEQKRLLMDLDISMRSSACQYTVQFYGALFREGDVWICMEVMDMSLDKFYMKVYKHGHAIPEDILGKIAFAVVSALHYLYSQLRVIHRDVKPSNILINRKGEVKICDFGISGYLVDSVAKTIDAGCKPYMAPERIDPLGNPSQYDIRSDVWSLGISLVELATGKFPYESWGTPFEQLKQVVKDEAPKLPTGKFSASFEEFINKCLMKDYIARPNYNQLLKLDFITEHANKETNVAEFVEHILDIPEVE from the exons ATGGCTGTACgtcgtggaaaaagaaatttaaaattgcaggTTTCTGAAGAGACACCTGCACCTGt tacaCCACCAAGAAATTTGGATAAAAGAACTACAATAACTATAGGTGATAAAACATTTGTAGTAGAAGCAGATGATTTAGAAACAATCTGTATTCTTGGACGTGGAGCATATGGTATTGTTGATAAAGTACGACATAAACAAAGTGGTACTATTATGGCAGTTAag agaatAACTGCCACAGTTAATACACAGGAACAAAAGCGTTTACTTATGGATTTAGATATTTCTATGCGTAGTTCAGCATGCCAGTATACAGTACAATTTTATGGAGCATTATTTAGAGAAGGAGATGTTTGGATATGTATGGAAGTCATGGATATGagtttggataaattttatatgaaagtgTATAAACATGGACATGCCATTCCTGAAGatattttaggaaaaattGCCTTTGCa gTAGTAAGTGCATTACATTATCTGTATTCACAATTGCGAGTAATTCATAGAGATGTAAAAcctagtaatattttaattaatcgaaaaggaGAAGTTAAGATTTGTGACTTTGGTATTTCTGGATACCTTGTAGATTCTGTTGCCAAAACTATTGATGCTGGTTGTAAACCATATATGGCT CCAGAAAGGATAGACCCATTGGGTAACCCTTCACAATATGACATCAGATCTGATGTTTGGTCGTTAGGTATATCTCTTGTTGAATTAGCAACAGGAAAATTTCCTTATGAATCTTGGGGTACACCTTTTGAACAATTAAAACAAGTTGTAAAGGATGAAGCGCCTAAATTACCAACTGGTAAATTTTCGGCTagttttgaagaatttatcaataaatg tTTAATGAAAGATTATATTGCCCGtccaaattataatcaattattgaaacttGATTTTATCACAGAACATGCCAATAAGGAAACAAATGTTGCTGAATTTGTTGaacatattttagatattcctGAAGTTGAATAA
- the LOC551722 gene encoding diacylglycerol kinase epsilon isoform X2 has translation MLEDGVTTTILCTFFIIFFVLILNFFQYLARESYIHIRDVTKEHNWKSIKKENKAYYCSICESLLLNLNGLICDSCGVCADPTCVKIADKQLKCKIITTNINEPMNHHWIKGNLPLNVICDICNEDCDMEPGLTDWWCCWCHRCVHDNCKSKLSKICDFGKFKLMIIPPSSLEVINLRNTVRRRLRLCKVIPPNWPQWNPLIVVANKKSGNNDGAEILSLFRRLLNPAQVVDLSECDAVAILEWCRLLGKVTCTLLVAGGDGTIASLLNAIHKVGLKPIPSVAIIPLGTGNDLSRVLGWGKEHDLNKEPEDILQEIQVAEKVELDRWTVIIKPYGGLGLRSSRQIFYMYNYLSVGVDAQVTLNFHRTRKSRFYFYSSRLLNKLLYLCFGMQQVVERECKDLNKNIELYLDDKKINLPSIESIVILNIPSWAAGVNLWNMGLEGHEKYSKQSINDGKLEIVALYSSFHMAQLQVGLSQPYRLGQANSVKRYMGMITQRDE, from the exons ATGTTAGAGGACGGAGTTACTACTACTATTTtatgtacattttttattatatttttcgtacttatattaaatttttttcaatacctTGCAAGAGAATCATATATTCACATTAGAGATGTTACAAAAGAACATAACTGGAAatccattaaaaaagaaaacaag GCATATTATTGTAGTATTTGTGAAAGCTtgttattaaatcttaatggTTTAATCTGTGATTCATGTGGGGTTTGTGCTGATCCTACATGTGTTAAGATCGCAGATAagcaattaaaatgtaaaattattactacaaatataaatgagCCAATGAATCATCATTGGATAAAag gaAATTTACCACTAAATGTTATTTGTGACATATGTAATGAGGATTGTGATATGGAACCTGGATTAACAGATTGGTGGTGTTGTTGGTGTCATAGGTGTGTCCATGATAACTGCAAATCTAAACTTTCTAaa atATGTGATTttgggaaatttaaattaatgattattccTCCAAGTAGTTTAGAAGTAATAAATCTACGAAATACTGTAAGGCGTAGATTACGTCTCTGTAAAGTTATACCTCCAAATTGGCCTCAATGGAATCCTCTTATAGTTGttg caaataaaaaatctggTAATAATGATGGAGCAGAAATTTTGTCTCTGTTTAGGAGGTTATTAAATCCTGCACAAGTTGTTGATTTATCAGAATGTGATGCTGTTGCCATTCTTGAATGGTGTCGTTTACTTGGAAAAGTAACATGCACACTCCTTGTAGCAGGTGGAGATGGAACAATAGCATCTTTATTAAATGCTATTCATAAAGTGGGACTAaag cCAATTCCATCTGTAGCAATAATTCCTTTGGGAACAGGTAATGACTTATCTAGAGTATTAGGATGGGGAAAAGAGCATGATTTAAATAAGGAGCCTGAAGATATTCTACAAGAAATACAAGTAGCAGAAAAAGTGGAACTTGATAG atggaCTGTAATAATAAAGCCATATGGTGGATTAGGACTTAGAAGTTCCCGTCAAATATTCtacatgtataattatttaagtgTGGGTGTAGATGCACaagtaacattaaattttcatcgtacAAGAAAGagtcgtttttatttttatagtagtCGATTATTGAATAag CTATTGTATTTGTGCTTTGGTATGCAACAAGTAGTTGAACGAGAATGTAaagatcttaataaaaatatagaattatatttggatgataaaaaaataaatttgccaTCCATTGAaagtattgtaatattaaacattCCATCATGGGCTGCTGGTGTTAACCTGTGGAATATGGGATTAGAAG gTCATGAAAAATACAGTAAACAAAGTATAAATGATGGTAAATTAGAAATAGTTGCACtttattcttcatttcatATGGCTCAACTTCAAGTAGGATTATCTCAACCTTATCGTCTTGGACAAGCTAATAGTGTAAAg AGATATATGGGAATGATAACTCAAAGAGATGAATGA
- the LOC551722 gene encoding diacylglycerol kinase epsilon isoform X1 — protein MLEDGVTTTILCTFFIIFFVLILNFFQYLARESYIHIRDVTKEHNWKSIKKENKAYYCSICESLLLNLNGLICDSCGVCADPTCVKIADKQLKCKIITTNINEPMNHHWIKGNLPLNVICDICNEDCDMEPGLTDWWCCWCHRCVHDNCKSKLSKICDFGKFKLMIIPPSSLEVINLRNTVRRRLRLCKVIPPNWPQWNPLIVVANKKSGNNDGAEILSLFRRLLNPAQVVDLSECDAVAILEWCRLLGKVTCTLLVAGGDGTIASLLNAIHKVGLKPIPSVAIIPLGTGNDLSRVLGWGKEHDLNKEPEDILQEIQVAEKVELDRWTVIIKPYGGLGLRSSRQIFYMYNYLSVGVDAQVTLNFHRTRKSRFYFYSSRLLNKLLYLCFGMQQVVERECKDLNKNIELYLDDKKINLPSIESIVILNIPSWAAGVNLWNMGLEGHEKYSKQSINDGKLEIVALYSSFHMAQLQVGLSQPYRLGQANSVKVKIIKSCAMQIDGEPWYQHPCEFNIKYCNKATILMNSIKKTI, from the exons ATGTTAGAGGACGGAGTTACTACTACTATTTtatgtacattttttattatatttttcgtacttatattaaatttttttcaatacctTGCAAGAGAATCATATATTCACATTAGAGATGTTACAAAAGAACATAACTGGAAatccattaaaaaagaaaacaag GCATATTATTGTAGTATTTGTGAAAGCTtgttattaaatcttaatggTTTAATCTGTGATTCATGTGGGGTTTGTGCTGATCCTACATGTGTTAAGATCGCAGATAagcaattaaaatgtaaaattattactacaaatataaatgagCCAATGAATCATCATTGGATAAAag gaAATTTACCACTAAATGTTATTTGTGACATATGTAATGAGGATTGTGATATGGAACCTGGATTAACAGATTGGTGGTGTTGTTGGTGTCATAGGTGTGTCCATGATAACTGCAAATCTAAACTTTCTAaa atATGTGATTttgggaaatttaaattaatgattattccTCCAAGTAGTTTAGAAGTAATAAATCTACGAAATACTGTAAGGCGTAGATTACGTCTCTGTAAAGTTATACCTCCAAATTGGCCTCAATGGAATCCTCTTATAGTTGttg caaataaaaaatctggTAATAATGATGGAGCAGAAATTTTGTCTCTGTTTAGGAGGTTATTAAATCCTGCACAAGTTGTTGATTTATCAGAATGTGATGCTGTTGCCATTCTTGAATGGTGTCGTTTACTTGGAAAAGTAACATGCACACTCCTTGTAGCAGGTGGAGATGGAACAATAGCATCTTTATTAAATGCTATTCATAAAGTGGGACTAaag cCAATTCCATCTGTAGCAATAATTCCTTTGGGAACAGGTAATGACTTATCTAGAGTATTAGGATGGGGAAAAGAGCATGATTTAAATAAGGAGCCTGAAGATATTCTACAAGAAATACAAGTAGCAGAAAAAGTGGAACTTGATAG atggaCTGTAATAATAAAGCCATATGGTGGATTAGGACTTAGAAGTTCCCGTCAAATATTCtacatgtataattatttaagtgTGGGTGTAGATGCACaagtaacattaaattttcatcgtacAAGAAAGagtcgtttttatttttatagtagtCGATTATTGAATAag CTATTGTATTTGTGCTTTGGTATGCAACAAGTAGTTGAACGAGAATGTAaagatcttaataaaaatatagaattatatttggatgataaaaaaataaatttgccaTCCATTGAaagtattgtaatattaaacattCCATCATGGGCTGCTGGTGTTAACCTGTGGAATATGGGATTAGAAG gTCATGAAAAATACAGTAAACAAAGTATAAATGATGGTAAATTAGAAATAGTTGCACtttattcttcatttcatATGGCTCAACTTCAAGTAGGATTATCTCAACCTTATCGTCTTGGACAAGCTAATAGTGTAAAg gtaaaaataataaaatcttgtgCCATGCAAATTGATGGTGAACCATGGTATCAACATCCTTgtgaatttaatatcaaatattgtaataaagcTACTATACTTatgaattctattaaaaaaactatataa